In one window of bacterium HR17 DNA:
- the rbsK_1 gene encoding Ribokinase has protein sequence MANLTVVGCGALNWDCLFKVQQLVTDSESIVEESFEAPGGSAANTIYALAKWGTPTGFLGAVGDDSEGQHIIADLQGVGVDTQHIRVVKGQRTGRVLGLIDSKGRRSLYVQPGANKALRLTEADLHFAARAECVHLSSLVGDAMLEQQQWLVQQLPKDVLVSFAPGTLYAQRGAAALESLLRRATVLFLTRHELASLTGTENLEAAAQQLWSLGVEVLVVTLGEQGSWVGSNGKGRFAPSVQAHVVDTTGAGDAFAAGFLWGFLNGRPLPECQRLGTIAAAFCLRALGARTGTPTLDELLAVAFG, from the coding sequence GTGGCGAATTTGACCGTCGTCGGCTGCGGCGCGCTCAATTGGGACTGCTTGTTCAAAGTTCAGCAACTGGTGACGGACAGCGAAAGTATCGTGGAAGAGAGTTTTGAAGCGCCAGGTGGATCCGCAGCGAACACGATCTACGCCCTCGCCAAGTGGGGGACACCGACGGGGTTTCTCGGTGCTGTCGGCGACGACTCGGAAGGGCAACACATTATCGCCGATTTGCAAGGCGTCGGTGTGGACACCCAACACATCCGCGTCGTAAAAGGACAGCGAACAGGGCGGGTGCTCGGGCTGATAGACAGCAAAGGGCGCCGCTCGCTGTATGTGCAGCCGGGTGCTAACAAAGCCCTACGGCTGACGGAAGCCGATCTCCATTTCGCCGCCCGCGCTGAGTGTGTGCATTTGTCCTCATTGGTCGGGGACGCGATGTTAGAGCAGCAACAATGGCTGGTGCAACAACTGCCCAAAGATGTTTTGGTGAGTTTCGCACCGGGCACGCTGTATGCCCAGCGGGGCGCAGCCGCGTTGGAAAGCCTTTTAAGGCGCGCCACCGTGTTGTTTTTGACCCGTCACGAACTCGCGTCGCTGACAGGCACAGAAAATTTAGAAGCCGCCGCACAGCAACTGTGGTCGTTAGGCGTAGAGGTGTTGGTCGTCACGCTCGGAGAGCAAGGTAGTTGGGTCGGCAGTAACGGCAAAGGGCGGTTTGCCCCGTCCGTGCAAGCCCATGTCGTGGACACCACCGGTGCCGGCGACGCCTTTGCGGCGGGGTTTTTGTGGGGATTTCTTAACGGGCGCCCGCTGCCCGAATGTCAGCGGTTGGGCACAATTGCCGCTGCGTTTTGTCTACGGGCGTTGGGCGCCCGCACGGGCACACCGACACTGGACGAGTTGTTAGCGGTCGCGTTCGGTTAG
- the purN gene encoding Phosphoribosylglycinamide formyltransferase, producing the protein MTLPIGWFSTGRDDAALWLLRKTLDAIRAGFLPLEIAFVFCNREIGDAPESDAFLAFVQQQGLPLIAFSSRRFLPDLWRRGKEGDSATLQEWRRRYHEEVARRLAPFLDRVPFSFLAGYMLIVSDDFCERYTLLNLHPALPGGPKGTWQEVIWQLIRQRAQWAGAQIHLVTPELDSGPPVSFCRLPLQTPELRPLWEALDVKLRRQTLDAIIATEGEREPLFAAIRQRELRRELPLILLTLKKLAQGEIHLRDKQVLWHNSPAPHGVDLTEEVEAFLEAPNIYGTGDSDDVGRI; encoded by the coding sequence ATGACGCTGCCCATCGGTTGGTTTTCAACGGGGCGCGATGACGCGGCGCTGTGGCTGCTGCGAAAGACGCTGGACGCTATCCGCGCCGGGTTTTTGCCCCTTGAAATTGCGTTTGTTTTTTGCAACCGTGAAATCGGCGACGCCCCAGAAAGCGACGCGTTCCTTGCGTTCGTGCAGCAGCAAGGGCTGCCGCTTATCGCTTTTTCGTCCCGTCGGTTTCTGCCCGATTTGTGGCGCCGAGGCAAAGAGGGCGACTCAGCGACGCTGCAGGAATGGCGGCGCCGCTACCACGAGGAGGTTGCCCGTCGCCTCGCGCCTTTTCTTGACCGCGTGCCCTTTTCGTTTCTGGCGGGTTACATGCTCATCGTCAGCGACGATTTTTGCGAACGCTACACGCTGCTCAATTTGCATCCCGCATTGCCGGGTGGACCGAAAGGGACATGGCAGGAAGTCATCTGGCAACTCATCCGTCAGCGCGCTCAATGGGCAGGGGCGCAAATCCACCTTGTCACGCCTGAACTGGACAGCGGTCCACCCGTCAGTTTTTGCCGTTTGCCCCTCCAAACGCCAGAGTTGCGCCCGTTGTGGGAGGCGTTGGATGTCAAGTTGCGCCGCCAAACCCTTGACGCCATCATCGCAACGGAAGGGGAACGCGAACCGTTGTTTGCCGCCATCCGTCAACGGGAGTTGCGCCGCGAATTGCCCCTTATCTTGCTGACGCTCAAAAAGTTGGCGCAAGGTGAGATACACCTGCGCGATAAGCAAGTGCTTTGGCACAACTCGCCAGCGCCGCACGGGGTTGACCTGACTGAAGAGGTGGAAGCGTTCTTGGAAGCGCCAAATATTTACGGGACGGGTGATAGCGACGATGTTGGTCGCATTTGA
- the mutL gene encoding DNA mismatch repair protein MutL codes for MGRIVQLPPDVASQIAAGEVVERPASVVKELVENAIDAGATRIAIRVEDGGKKLVRVSDDGCGMDSEDAVLAFQRHATSKIRDADDLWRITTMGFRGEALPSIAAVARVELLTRPPTAERGTRVVMEGGILQRVEPAGCPAGTTVTVTALFFNTPARLKFLKGASTEFAHIAEVVSRYILAFPDIAFTLEHNEREVMRHVPTGDPKGALAEVVGRELAGQLVPVAYHEPPYTVHGFVSPPTVSKPTRSHQWFFVNRRFVRSKTLTAAVSHAYHGFLPEGRQPIAILFVDLPPELVDVNVHPAKIEVRFRKEAEVQSVLVRAVREALVAGQIVPAVPLTQVALSVSSSETVLRPPSSPPATASQRDLTDFRTLLRVRFGRAAVPEEPVSPPPSSSVEPAASSAGSPPEVAAAPVASATVAVPPSPATPLAAQRLASREAALLPRPGALTPLKQLAVTYILAENEQGDLFIVSQHRAHERILFERLLEQAETDEVARQGLVVPFTLSLGQAQAAFVESHLAVLRRAGFEVEPFGRNTYLVRTVPAAIAQRDYERLLHDLVDELMAGHFAGAGELFRDLLATLACKAAIKAGDVLSHEEMQRLLDELLALDNPALCPHGQPILIALTKAELDRRFER; via the coding sequence TTGGGGCGTATTGTGCAATTACCGCCCGATGTCGCGTCCCAAATCGCTGCGGGCGAGGTCGTGGAACGCCCGGCGTCCGTCGTCAAAGAACTCGTGGAAAACGCCATTGACGCAGGCGCAACGCGCATTGCCATCCGCGTAGAGGACGGAGGCAAAAAACTCGTCCGCGTTAGCGACGATGGCTGTGGTATGGACAGCGAGGATGCGGTGCTGGCATTTCAGCGCCACGCCACCAGCAAAATCCGCGACGCCGATGATTTGTGGCGCATCACGACGATGGGGTTTCGGGGCGAGGCTTTGCCATCCATCGCAGCCGTCGCCCGTGTGGAGTTGCTGACGCGCCCGCCCACCGCTGAACGCGGCACCCGAGTCGTCATGGAAGGAGGTATCTTGCAAAGGGTAGAACCTGCCGGTTGCCCCGCAGGGACGACGGTGACCGTCACCGCCCTGTTTTTCAACACGCCCGCGCGGTTGAAGTTTTTGAAAGGAGCGTCCACCGAATTTGCACACATCGCTGAAGTCGTCAGCCGCTACATCCTTGCCTTCCCCGACATCGCCTTTACGCTGGAGCACAACGAGCGGGAGGTAATGCGCCATGTCCCGACCGGCGACCCCAAAGGGGCGTTAGCGGAAGTGGTAGGTCGTGAACTGGCAGGGCAATTGGTGCCCGTCGCCTACCACGAACCACCTTATACGGTGCACGGATTCGTTTCCCCTCCGACAGTCAGCAAGCCGACCCGCAGCCATCAGTGGTTTTTCGTCAACCGCCGCTTTGTCCGCAGCAAAACCCTTACGGCTGCTGTCAGCCACGCCTATCACGGCTTTTTGCCCGAAGGGCGCCAACCGATTGCCATCCTGTTCGTGGACCTGCCACCTGAATTGGTGGATGTCAATGTGCACCCTGCAAAGATTGAAGTGCGCTTCCGTAAAGAGGCGGAAGTGCAAAGCGTTCTCGTTCGCGCGGTGCGCGAAGCGTTGGTTGCAGGGCAAATTGTGCCTGCCGTCCCGTTGACGCAAGTTGCCCTGTCGGTGTCGTCCTCCGAAACCGTTTTGCGACCGCCTTCTTCTCCCCCAGCCACTGCGTCCCAACGCGACCTGACCGATTTCCGCACCTTGCTACGCGTGCGTTTCGGGCGCGCAGCGGTTCCCGAAGAGCCGGTGTCTCCACCTCCGTCTTCATCCGTTGAGCCAGCCGCATCCTCCGCTGGCTCACCACCTGAAGTCGCTGCCGCACCGGTTGCTTCCGCTACGGTAGCCGTTCCGCCTTCACCCGCCACGCCACTGGCAGCGCAGCGCTTAGCCTCTCGCGAAGCGGCGCTGCTTCCGCGTCCTGGGGCGCTTACCCCGCTTAAGCAATTGGCGGTGACTTACATCCTTGCCGAGAACGAGCAAGGGGACTTGTTCATCGTCAGCCAGCATCGGGCGCATGAACGAATTTTGTTTGAGCGGTTATTGGAACAAGCGGAAACAGACGAAGTAGCGCGGCAGGGCTTGGTCGTGCCTTTCACCTTGAGTTTGGGGCAAGCGCAAGCAGCGTTCGTGGAGTCTCACTTGGCGGTGTTGCGCCGAGCCGGTTTTGAAGTTGAACCTTTCGGACGCAACACTTACCTGGTGCGGACTGTCCCCGCCGCCATCGCCCAACGCGATTACGAACGGCTACTGCACGATTTGGTTGATGAACTGATGGCAGGACATTTCGCCGGCGCGGGCGAGTTGTTCCGCGATTTACTGGCGACATTGGCGTGCAAAGCCGCGATCAAAGCCGGCGATGTGTTGAGTCATGAGGAAATGCAGCGCCTTTTGGACGAACTGTTGGCGTTGGACAACCCAGCGCTCTGCCCGCACGGCCAACCCATCCTGATCGCTTTGACGAAAGCGGAATTGGACAGACGCTTTGAACGGTAA